TTCCGCTAACGGTTAGGGCCCCACGCAAAGGAGCGCGCCAGCAGTGGCGCGCTCCTTTGCGTGGGGCCCTAACCGTTAGCGGTGGGCCGGTGGCCGGTCGAACAGCCATTCGTAGGCGGCAGCGAACTCGCGCTGCCAGAACCATTCGCGGTGCTCGCCGTCGGGGGCGGCGTGGTAGGCCACGTGGGCGGTAGGCACGCCCGCGGCGTGCAGCACGTCGCGCCACTGCGCCATCAGGGGCAGCATCGAGCTGTCTTCCTTGGCCCCGGCCACTAGGTAAAACTTGGCAGTGGCTGCCGGCGGGTGCTGCCGCGCGTAGGCCCGCAGCGAATCGTTGCAAACCCAAAAGGCGGGCGAGAAGGCCCCCACGCGCCCGAACACGGCCGGGTAGCGCAGGGCGGCGTACACCGAAATGAGCCCCCCCAGGCTGGAGCCGGCGATGCCGGTATGGGCCGCGTCGGGGCGAGTGCGGTAGTGGCCGTCGATGTAAGGCTTGAGGGTGAGGGCCAGGAAATCGACGTAGGCCGCGCCCTGGCCCCCGGTCTTGATTTTGGGATTGTGCCACGGAATGTACTCGTCGCCCCGGTAGCGGCTGCCGTTGTCCACGGCCACCACGATGCAGCCGGTGGGGTCCTGGCCGCTGACGCGGAGGCGGTCCAGGGCTTCATCTACGCCCCACTCACCGGCGAAGGCCGTGGCGGCATCGAATACGTTTTGGCCGTCGTGCAGGTACAGCACCGGGTAGCGGCGCTGGGGCTGGCGCGCGTAGTCGGCGGGCAGGTACAGCCACACGCGCCGGTGGCGGCCCAGCTGCGGCATGAAAAACGCGGTGTCGAGCACCTGCACCTGGGGGCTGGCCGTGCTGGGGCCCTTGGCGGCGGGATGGCCGGCGCCCCGGGCCCCCAGCACGGCGCAGTGGGCCACCGGGGCCCCGGGCGGCGGAGAACTGA
This genomic stretch from Hymenobacter sp. PAMC 26628 harbors:
- a CDS encoding alpha/beta hydrolase, translated to MSIISSPPPGAPVAHCAVLGARGAGHPAAKGPSTASPQVQVLDTAFFMPQLGRHRRVWLYLPADYARQPQRRYPVLYLHDGQNVFDAATAFAGEWGVDEALDRLRVSGQDPTGCIVVAVDNGSRYRGDEYIPWHNPKIKTGGQGAAYVDFLALTLKPYIDGHYRTRPDAAHTGIAGSSLGGLISVYAALRYPAVFGRVGAFSPAFWVCNDSLRAYARQHPPAATAKFYLVAGAKEDSSMLPLMAQWRDVLHAAGVPTAHVAYHAAPDGEHREWFWQREFAAAYEWLFDRPPAHR